One genomic segment of Thermus neutrinimicus includes these proteins:
- a CDS encoding MarR family transcriptional regulator codes for MGASQGRHGEEKLLALLERLGQVERALLTRQAFGLGLTALQAQLLLHLSERTQGVVALAELLALTPATVSAALTTLEGKGLLFRTKDPKDGRRWVLKPTEDGLRLIQALKSYSDPLLQALQGVPNREELLLGLMELLAALVRQGTVPETGLCLTCRYLRREEGFFCSLLRLGLTPLDLRLACPDHAPA; via the coding sequence TGCCCTCTTGGAGCGACTGGGCCAGGTGGAGCGAGCCCTCCTCACCCGGCAAGCCTTCGGCCTAGGCCTCACCGCCTTACAGGCCCAACTTCTCCTCCACCTCTCGGAAAGGACCCAGGGGGTGGTAGCCCTGGCCGAACTCCTGGCCCTTACCCCAGCCACGGTAAGCGCAGCCCTCACCACCCTGGAGGGCAAAGGCCTTCTCTTCCGGACCAAGGATCCCAAAGACGGCCGGCGCTGGGTCCTAAAACCCACGGAGGATGGGCTCCGCCTGATCCAAGCCCTGAAAAGCTATTCCGACCCCCTGCTGCAAGCCCTACAGGGCGTGCCCAATCGGGAGGAACTGCTTTTAGGGCTGATGGAGCTTCTGGCAGCGCTGGTGCGCCAAGGAACGGTGCCCGAGACCGGACTTTGCCTTACCTGCCGCTACTTACGGCGAGAAGAGGGCTTTTTCTGCTCCCTCCTCCGCCTAGGCCTAACGCCTTTGGACCTTCGCCTCGCCTGCCCGGACCACGCCCCCGCCTAA